The following proteins are co-located in the Larimichthys crocea isolate SSNF chromosome XXIV, L_crocea_2.0, whole genome shotgun sequence genome:
- the LOC104929415 gene encoding putative deoxyribonuclease TATDN3 isoform X1, whose protein sequence is MRGANVLVVDMLGFVDCHCHISARDFDKDIEEVIDSSKQVGLLALLAVAEHAGEFEKIIELSQRFPGFIFPCLGVHPVQDVSPEQQRGARLQDLDAALPIIEKYKDHLVAIGEVGLDFTPRYVSSDTDKDSQRQVLVRQAQIAKELDLPLNVHSRSAGRPTIHLLKEQGVEKALLHAFDGKPSVAMEGVKAGYFFSIPPSIVRSEQKQKLVKQLPLENICLETDSPALGPEKQVRNEPKNICISAEYISKIKGVSLQTVMEVTTQNALRLFPKLKSAIRP, encoded by the exons ATGCGCGGAGCTAATGTTTTGGTTGTGGACATGCTGGGCTTCGTGgactgtcactgtcacatctCTGCGCGGGACTTTGACAAA gaCATAGAGGAGGTGATTGACAGCTCGAAACAG GTTGGTCTGTTGGCGCTTTTAGCTGTGGCCGAGCATGCAGGAGAGTTTGAGAAGATAATTGAGCTCTCACAGAG GTTTCcaggttttatttttccctGCCTGGGAGTCCATCCTGTGCAAGACGTGTCCCcggagcagcagagaggggcCCGTCTCCAG GATCTCGATGCCGCTCTGCCCATAATCGAGAAATACAAAGACCACCTCGTGGCCATCGGGGAG GTTGGTTTGGATTTTACACCCCGTTACGTCAGCAGTGACACGGACAAAGACAGCCAAAGACAGGTCCTCGTTCGTCAGGCGCAGATCGCCAAAGAACTGGATCTCCCTCT GAATGTTCATTCTCGGTCTGCAGGACGACCCACCATCCACCTCCTGAAGGAGCAAG GTGTCGAGAAAGCTCTGCTTCACGCTTTTGACGGGAAACCGTCTGTTGCCATGGAGGGAGTGAAGGCTGGATATTTCTTTTCTATCCCGCCGTCCATTGTACGGAGTGAGCAG AAGCAGAAACTTGTGAAACAGTTGCCGTTAGAGAACATCTGTCTGGAGACGGACTCACCAGCTCTCGGTCCAGAAAAGCAG GTGAGGAACGAGCCCAAAAACATCTGCATAAGTGCCGAGTACATCAGTAAGATCAAAGGTGTGTCACTGCAGACGGTGATGGAGGTGACGACGCAGAACGCTCTGCGACTCTTTCCGAAGCTGAAATCTGCCATCAGACCTTGA
- the LOC104929415 gene encoding putative deoxyribonuclease TATDN3 isoform X2 — MRGANVLVVDMLGFVDCHCHISARDFDKDIEEVIDSSKQVGLLALLAVAEHAGEFEKIIELSQRFPGFIFPCLGVHPVQDVSPEQQRGARLQDLDAALPIIEKYKDHLVAIGEVGLDFTPRYVSSDTDKDSQRQVLVRQAQIAKELDLPLNVHSRSAGRPTIHLLKEQGVEKALLHAFDGKPSVAMEGVKAGYFFSIPPSIVRSEQQKLVKQLPLENICLETDSPALGPEKQVRNEPKNICISAEYISKIKGVSLQTVMEVTTQNALRLFPKLKSAIRP, encoded by the exons ATGCGCGGAGCTAATGTTTTGGTTGTGGACATGCTGGGCTTCGTGgactgtcactgtcacatctCTGCGCGGGACTTTGACAAA gaCATAGAGGAGGTGATTGACAGCTCGAAACAG GTTGGTCTGTTGGCGCTTTTAGCTGTGGCCGAGCATGCAGGAGAGTTTGAGAAGATAATTGAGCTCTCACAGAG GTTTCcaggttttatttttccctGCCTGGGAGTCCATCCTGTGCAAGACGTGTCCCcggagcagcagagaggggcCCGTCTCCAG GATCTCGATGCCGCTCTGCCCATAATCGAGAAATACAAAGACCACCTCGTGGCCATCGGGGAG GTTGGTTTGGATTTTACACCCCGTTACGTCAGCAGTGACACGGACAAAGACAGCCAAAGACAGGTCCTCGTTCGTCAGGCGCAGATCGCCAAAGAACTGGATCTCCCTCT GAATGTTCATTCTCGGTCTGCAGGACGACCCACCATCCACCTCCTGAAGGAGCAAG GTGTCGAGAAAGCTCTGCTTCACGCTTTTGACGGGAAACCGTCTGTTGCCATGGAGGGAGTGAAGGCTGGATATTTCTTTTCTATCCCGCCGTCCATTGTACGGAGTGAGCAG CAGAAACTTGTGAAACAGTTGCCGTTAGAGAACATCTGTCTGGAGACGGACTCACCAGCTCTCGGTCCAGAAAAGCAG GTGAGGAACGAGCCCAAAAACATCTGCATAAGTGCCGAGTACATCAGTAAGATCAAAGGTGTGTCACTGCAGACGGTGATGGAGGTGACGACGCAGAACGCTCTGCGACTCTTTCCGAAGCTGAAATCTGCCATCAGACCTTGA
- the fuca2 gene encoding plasma alpha-L-fucosidase: MGLLAVTLVLSVLFTGASRAKYEPTWESIDSRPLPGWFDQAKFGIFIHWGVFSVPSFGSEWFWWYWQKQKLKPYVDFMQKNYRPGFKYEDFAPMFTAEFFDAKEWTDIFAASGAKYIVLTTKHHEGFTLWGSKFSWNWNAVDVGPKRDLVDEVASALRGHSDLRLGLYHSLFEWFNPLYDLDAANHFSTSYFPYSKTLPELYELVVKYKPDVVWSDGDGDAPDKYWNSTGFLAWLYNESPVRDTVVTNDRWGYGTICKHGGYYTCADRYQPGHLLNHKWENCMTIDKKSWAYRRNAPLSDYLTIEELVTSLVETVSCGGNLLLNIGPRHDGRISPIFEERLRQMGQWLKVNGPAIYNSTAWRVQKDSVTPNVWYTSKPQEKSVFAILVEWPKNATVVLKDPVVTQGHTEVELLGHGSLHWEPVKPSGLRVLLPALSSIQMPCQWAWTLKLTGAT, encoded by the exons ATGGGTTTACTGGCCGTGACTCTCGTCCTGTCGGTTCTGTTCACCGGCGCCAGCAGAGCCAAATACGAACCGACCTGGGAGTCCATCGACTCCAGGCCGCTGCCGGGCTGGTTCGACCAGGCCAAGTTCGGCATCTTCATCCACTGGGGGGTCTTCTCTGTGCCCAGCTTCGGCAGCGAGTGGTTCTG GTGGTACTGGCAGAAGCAAAAACTGAAGCCGTACGTCGACTTCATGCAGAAGAATTATCGTCCAGGTTTCAAGTATGAAGACTTCGCGCCGATGTTCACCGCTGAGTTCTTCGACGCCAAAGAATGGACGGACATCTTCGCCGCATCAGGAGCAAAGTACATCGTCCTGACCACGAAACACCACGAGG GTTTCACACTCTGGGGATCGAAGTTCTCCTGGAACTGGAACGCGGTGGACGTCGGACCAAAAAGAGATCTGGTGGATGAAGTGGCAAGCGCCCTCCGCGGTCACAGCGACCTGCGTTTAGGCCTCTATCACTCTCTCTTCGAGTGGTTTAATCCGCTCTACGACCTGGACGCTGCCAATCACTTCTCCACGAGCTACTTTCCTTACAGTAAAACTCTGCCTGAGCTTTACGAGCTCGTTGTCAAGTACAAACCGGACGTGGTGTGGTCTGACGGGGACGGAGACGCACCTGACAAGTACTGGAACAGCACGGGCTTCTTAGCCTGGCTCTATAACGAAAG TCCTGTGCGAGACACGGTGGTGACCAACGACCGCTGGGGCTATGGCACCATCTGCAAACACGGCGGGTACTACACCTGTGCTGATCGCTACCAGCCAGGACACCTGCTCAATCACAAGTGGGAGAACTGCATGACCATCGACAAGAAGTCGTGGGCTTACAGACGTAACGCTCCTCTCAGCGACTACCTGACCATCGAGGAGCTCGTAACG TCGTTGGTGGAGACCGTGTCCTGTGGAGGAAACCTGCTGCTGAACATCGGTCCGAGACACGACGGGAGGATCTCCCCAATCTTTGAGGAGCGTCTGAGGCAAATGGGTCAGTGGCTGAAGGTCAACGGGCCCGCCATCTACAACTCGACAGCGTGGCGGGTTCAGAAGGACTCAGTCACTCCAAACGTCTG GTACACTTCCAAACCACAGGAGAAGAGTGTCTTTGCCATTTTAGTCGAGTGGCCCAAAAACGCAACCGTGGTTCTGAAAGATCCCGTGGTCACTCAAGGACACACTGAG gtggAGCTCCTCGGTCACGGGTCTCTGCACTGGGAGCCCGTGAAGCCCAGCGGACTGCGAGTTCTCCTGCCCGCGCTGTCCAGCATCCAGATGCCCTGTCAGTGGGCGTGGACGCTGAAGCTGACCGGTGCCACTTAA
- the hivep2b gene encoding transcription factor HIVEP2 — protein MESLETTAGVKSSTEGQDRNVAQKKCTSEAAQTKRSPSVELEGKGWHQQLQEGQSTDTCGFKEMSDSGKSLQLEDQHSQIQSTSHQDYDVSSYPQQSTTKSFPTGRQKAVGHLVSAQSPGPASSHRKSTSSPEVQQQCSHSGMDQLSETTVGKVEQKPQKPGKYVCDYCGRACAKPSVLKKHIRSHTGERPYPCVPCGFSFKTKSNLYKHRKSHAHSVKAGTVPLSELGSYNANTDQGSFEGEGELFSDAEQSTDTDEDTLNDPLLLLDSPVEGSDNTAVKVLNLIAQKKGATSVSAQDGSSQPQEINAPPAAAEASRAIQSCTIKQRLALRLSEKRSSDSDHNLSLPSQSSKGSTDSGYFSRSESTEHQTGPPNTNAKSYQEIMFGKCYRPSPKQTAAFVACSTDPSEYTGMRSEKGVSRVFTQEKDTVESIKINTKSFTREEVKEPLLDAGSDVGPLIRSNSMPTSSAVCLPMPQALRGSHSFDERTSTGGMRRLRRQAAFELSAHDGHADAESHGKMGESAVSPSGLEMENYPSAASNMSHQRHAMELATRKRRKEKREEEDLPGQYEAHHEQCEEMFDSSKDYDSKQAAAGMMALGKGHSSSMLSQMDRCDMDISVSLEMSGRKTLGNVISVIQHTNSINRPYSEQSDSYKYHGQRQESISSFQAMEASESYEMERSDGRLRQSFQMGPKLVRQPNIQVPEIRVTVEPDSPEKAPEVQVKEPEKHVEEFQWPQRSETLAQFPPEKLPPKKKRLRLADIEHSSGESSFESACTSLSRSPSQDSNLSYSSTFSFDREESLKSVSPARQDEFGKPLELLAVPGSGHSLSVLNQRQQHEMRRSSSEQAPCNLRKEFPEVRSISFDYGSLSPTSKVRHVDISAVRERRRGNLVRQESLNMDTEVTQVPSQVFPHQYLGSTSPPFTAVALLPQTLPIFSTGNTFPQLSHPSLLVPVRIQTHVPSYGSITYTSVSQIFDNQYDGVSSTTSTAQNQTSRLSGNLDSHSAYTRPPSTHTLNVEALDLSSAKLKTGIPLSLTSRTISTTNASSGGANKRMLSPASSLDLFMEVRQQKRVKEERMFGQIVEELSAVELGKCNLSEEKGHRSEMQGASTPLAQDDSRRLINKFMTLQQKVTEATDHGFESAMESSSPPYSMISVGEVKEVGVDKRVQMDMVAQLVTSQDVLTSDAEHPKPLSQFPSLRTTTGVSWCYLNYTKPSCSHSNAPFSSVYATWCVSSHNPNPLELSTSAALALLQSKQRGDKVIYTVAAMCQPGTGKLVSSLILWRQTVEQLQRKPEPKEVDITYGKKVKDIGCRVKTTKEEWKEREATTSTAQTMPTRIKIFEGGYKSNEDYVYVRGRGRGKYICEECGIRCKKPSMLKKHIRTHTDVRPYICRVCNFAFKTKGNLTKHMKSKAHMKKCLELGVSVTMDEAEIQEHVDDIQQESKTEVVVTAKHQFSDAEDSDGMDEEVDEIDEDDDEDDEYEGDSTPKLRSRSTSPQPCGVTSLSVTATAAIHGYSLTSLPDADVRQQSSGRRTGSDHRPVLAADQREKSVDEDSLTMLSPDQASFLFDPYSSCLLSPGWESPIREPSPSRLRYPSPRRELSPRGRSSPRWDTSPLRPGSPSFTPIQHLSPGSIERPMSPGTELAGKRESSVRGRQRVVLRAVSPRRGSHQHKGGGDKTRHQAKMEMAQQQAAFEMEMDQRSSLASSLPAAASSHHQNILSHLPLHSQQQAHSLLPVVPVGGLQMLLHSPPSSSGTDVTASSAPSPQSSEGQRCSSREGSVHGLETGGDDIRGQNQLSSHPAAQEKSLDPGVSDSRQEENVQTCLKAIASLKITTEDPH, from the exons ATGGAGTCACTTGAAACTACTGCAGGGGTGAAAAGCTCCACCGAGGGTCAGGACAGAAATGTTGCCCAGAAAAAATGTACCTCAGAGGCAGCGCAGACTAAAAGGAGTCCATCGGTCGAACTGGAAGGAAAGGGGTGGCACCAACAACTGCAGGAAGGTCAGAGCACAGACACGTGTGGTTTCAAAGAAATGTCTGACTCAGGGAAATCACTGCAATTAGAAGATCAGCACTCCCAAATCCAGTCCACAAGCCATCAAGACTATGACGTGTCTTCATATCCACAACAGTCCACAACGAAATCATTTCCCACTGGCAGACAGAAAGCCGTAGGTCACTTAGTTTCTGCACAGTCTCCGGGTCCCGCGTCATCTCACAGGAAGTCCACCAGTTCACCTGAAGTCCAACAACAGTGCTCCCATTCAGGGATGGATCAGCTGTCAGAGACGACTGTGGGTAAGGTGGAACAGAAACCACAAAAGCCTGGGAAGTATGTTTGTGATTACTGTGGCAGGGCATGTGCCAAACCCAGCGTGCTCAAGAAACACATTCGCTCGCACACCGGGGAACGGCCCTACCCGTGCGTCCCCTGCGGGTTCTCCTTCAAAACCAAGAGTAAtttatacaaacacagaaagtcCCATGCTCACTCTGTGAAAGCTGGAACAGTGCCACTCTCTGAACTCGGTTCTTACAATGCCAATACAGACCAGGGGTCTTTTGAAGGGGAAGGAGAGTTATTCTCTGATGCTGAGCAAAGCACGGACACGGACGAGGACACTCTTAACGACCCGCTTCTGCTGCTGGACTCTCCAGTGGAGGGATCGGATAACACTGCTGTAAAAGTACTAAATCTCATTGCTCAGAAAAAGGGAGCCACGTCAGTGTCAGCTCAGGATGGTTCATCCCAGCCCCAAGAAATCAATGCACCTCCTGCCGCTGCCGAGGCTAGCCGTGCAATTCAATCTTGCACGATCAAACAGAGGCTTGCACTTCGGCTGTCTGAAAAAAGAAGCAGCGACTCTGACCACAATTTGTCCCTCCCGAGTCAGTCGAGCAAAGGCAGCACGGACTCTGGATACTTCTCGCGGTCCGAGAGTACCGAGCACCAGACCGGTCCCCCGAACACGAACGCAAAGTCCTATCAGGAGATTATGTTCGGGAAGTGTTACAGGCCAAGCCccaaacagacagcagctttTGTGGCTTGTAGCACGGATCCGAGCGAGTACACCGGGATGCGTTCGGAGAAAGGCGTTTCCCGTGTTTTCACCCAAGAGAAAGACACAGTTGAGtcaatcaaaataaacacaaagtcgTTCACTCGGGAGGAGGTAAAGGAACCCCTGCTGGACGCCGGCTCTGATGTGGGGCCTCTGATCAGAAGCAACTCAATGCCAACGTCCTCGGCGGTGTGTCTGCCGATGCCTCAAGCCCTCAGAGGCAGCCACTCGTTCGATGAGAGGACGAGCACCGGCGGCATGAGGAGGCTCAGGCGGCAAGCTGCTTTCGAACTGTCCGCGCACGACGGCCACGCGGACGCCGAAAGTCACGGGAAGATGGGCGAGAGCGCCGTTTCGCCCTCAGGATTGGAAATGGAAAATTACCCCTCCGCGGCGTCTAATATGAGCCATCAGAGACACGCGATGGAGCTGGCAACTCGGAAGCGCCgaaaagagaagagggaagaggaagactTGCCAGGTCAGTATGAGGCCCATCATGAACAGTGTGAAGAAATGTTTGATTCGAGCAAAGACTACGACTCAAAGCAAGCTGCGGCCGGCATGATGGCTTTAGGGAAAGGACACTCTTCAAGTATGCTATCACAGATGGACAGGTGTGACATGGACATATCAGTGAGCCTCGAAATGTCCGGTCGAAAAACTTTAGGGAACGTAATATCCGTCATCCAGCACACAAACTCCATAAACAGGCCTTACTCTGAACAGTCAGACTCGTACAAGTATCACGGGCAGAGACAGGAAagtatttcttcatttcaaGCTATGGAGGCGAGTGAATCATACGAGATGGAAAGGAGTGACGGTAGGCTAAGGCAATCGTTTCAAATGGGCCCCAAACTTGTGCGACAGCCCAACATACAAGTCCCAGAaatcagggtcacggtggagCCTGACAGTCCAGAAAAAGCTCCAGAGGTTCAGGTGAAGGAGCCAGAGAAGCACGTGGAGGAGTTTCAGTGGCCTCAAAGGAGTGAAACTTTAGCACAATTCCCTCCAGAGAAGCTCCCCCCAAAGAAGAAAAGGCTACGCTTGGCTGATATTGAGCACTCCTCGGGCGAATCTAGCTTTGAGTCCGCCTGCACCAGTCTATCCCGCAGCCCGAGCCAGGACAGCAACTTATCTTACAGCTCCACCTTCTCCTTTGACAGGGAGGAGAGCTTGAAGTCAGTCTCTCCAGCCAGGCAGGATGAATTTGGCAAACCACTGGAGCTCTTAGCCGTGCCAGGGAGTGGGCACTCCCTCTCTGTGCTCAACCAGCGTCAACAACATGAAATGAGACGCTCCTCCTCGGAGCAGGCGCCGTGTAACCTGCGCAAGGAGTTCCCAGAGGTCCGCAGCATATCGTTTGACTATGGCAGTCTTTCTCCGACGTCCAAAGTTAGACACGTGGACATAAGCGctgtgagggagaggaggagggggaactTGGTGCGACAGGAGTCGTTGAATATGGACACCGAGGTAACACAAGTCCCATCTCAAGTGTTTCCGCATCAGTACCTCGGCAGCACCTCCCCACCATTCACAGCAGTCGCTCTTCTACCGCAGACTCTGCCAATATTTTCCACCGGGAATACGTTCCCCCAGCTGTCACACCCGAGCCTCTTAGTTCCTGTAAGAATACAGACCCATGTGCCATCCTACGGCAGTATCACGTACACTTCAGTATCTCAGATTTTCGACAATCAGTACGACGGCGTTAGCTCCACTACGTCCACCGCTCAGAACCAAACCTCACGTCTGTCTGGAAACCTTGATTCTCACAGCGCTTACACCAGACCGCCTTCGACGCACACCCTCAACGTCGAAGCCCTCGATTTGTCGTCGGCTAAGCTCAAGACGggcatccctctctctctgacctccaGAACTATCTCGACCACTAACGCCTCCAGCGGCGGAGCAAACAAACGGATGCTTTCCCCCGCCAGCAGCCTGGACCTTTTCATGGAGGTCAGGCAGCAAAAACGTGTGAAAGAAGAGCGAATGTTTGGGCAGATTGTAGAGGAGCTGAGTGCTGTGGAGTTGGGAAAATGTAATTTGAGTGAAGAGAAGGGGCACAGGTCAGAGATGCAGGGTGCATCCACACCTCTCGCTCAGGATGACTCACGTAGATTAATAAATAAGTTTATGACACTTCAGCAAAAAGTGACAGAGGCCACTGACCATGGATTTGAGTCAGCCATGGAAAGTAGCTCACCTCCTTACTCCATGATATCAGTCGGTGAAGTTAAAGAAGTTGGCGTGGACAAACGAGTGCAGATGGATATGGTCGCACAGCTGGTTACCAGTCAAGACGTCCTGACCTCAGACGCCGAGCATCCGAAGCCGTTATCTCAGTTTCCAAGTCTTCGCACGACGACGGGCGTGAGCTGGTGTTACCTCAACTACACCAAGCCGAGCTGCTCCCACAGCAATGCCCCTTTCTCCTCCGTCTATGCCACCTGGTGCGTGAGTTCCCACAACCCGAACCCGCTCGAACTGAGCACCAGCGCCGCTCTGGCTCTGCTGCAGTCCAAACAGAGGGGAGACAAGGTTATATACACCGTGGCCGCCATGTGTCAGCCCGGCACGGGGAAACTGGTTTCATCCCTCATCCTGTGGAGGCAGACCGTGGAACAG ctgcagaggaaaccCGAACCCAAAGAGGTGGACATCACCTACGGGAAGAAGGTGAAAGACATCGGCTGCAGGGTGAAAACTACCAAGGAGGAgtggaaagagagggaggcCACCACCTCCACCGCCCAAACCATGCCGACACGCATTAAGATCTTCGAGGGAGG GTACAAGTCCAATGAAGATTACGTGTACGTTAGAGGTCGGGGCCGGGGGAAATACATTTGTGAGGAGTGTGGCATTCGCTGTAAGAAGCCGAGCATgctgaaaaaacacatcaggacTCATACAGATGTGAGGCCGTACATCTGCAGGGTCTGCAACTTTGCTTTTAAAACTAAAG GAAACCTGACGAAACATATGAAGTCGAAGGCGCACATGAAGAAATGTCTCGAACTGGGAGTGTCGGTGACGATGGATGAGGCAGAGATACAGGAACACG tGGACGACATCCAACAAGAGTCCAAGACGGAGGTGGTGGTCACAGCCAAACACCAGTTCTCGGACGCGGAGGACTCCGACGGCATGGACGAGGAAGTTGACGAAATCGACGAAGACGACGACGAGGACGACGAATACGAGGGCGACTCCACTCCGAAGCTGCGTTCGAGGAGCACGAGTCCTCAGCCGTGTGGAGTTACCTCTCTGTCGGTCACAGCCACCGCCGCTATCCACGGATATTCCCTCACCTCTCTGCCCGATGCCGACGTCCGCCAACAGTCCTCTGGCAGGCGGACAGGCTCGGACCATCGACCTGTCCTTGCAGCAGACCAGAGAGAAAAGTCTGTGGATGAAGACTCTCTGACTATGCTGTCTCCAGACCAGGCCAGCTTCCTGTTTGACCCCTATTCTTCTTGTCTGCTCTCCCCTGGTTGGGAATCTCCCATCAGGGAACCCTCCCCTTCACGTCTACGTTACCCATCCCCGAGGCGAGAACTCTCCCCGCGAGGTCGCTCCTCTCCCAGATGGGACACCTCTCCGCTCAGGCCGGGTTCACCTAGCTTCACGCCCATTCAGCACCTCTCCCCGGGCTCGATCGAACGACCCATGTCCCCTGGAACAGAGCTGGCCGGGAAGCGAGAGTCCTCGGTCAGAGGTCGACAGAGAGTCGTGCTCAGGGCGGTTTCACCACGCCGAGGCTCGCATCAACACAAAGGCGGCGGAGATAAAACTAGACACCAGGCGAAGATGGAGATGGCTCAACAACAAGCAGCCTTTGAAATGGAAATG GATCAAAGGAGCAGCTTGGCTTCCAGTCTGCCTGCCGCTGCCAGTTCTCATCACCAGAACATCCTCAGCCACCTCCCTCTTCACTCCCAGCAGCAGGCCCACAGTTTGCTCCCCGTCGTTCCTGTCGGAGGGCTCCAGATGTTGTTACACTCCCCGCCTTCTTCCTCCGGCACTGATGTCACCGCTTCCTCTGCGCCAAGCCCCCAAAGCAGCGAGGGCCAGCgttgcagcagcagggagggaTCTGTCCACGGGCTCGAGACTGGAGGAGACGACATCAGAGGCCAGAACCAGCTGTCCTCCCATCCGGCTGCTCAGGAGAAAAGCCTTGACCCCGGTGTCAGCGatagcagacaggaggagaacGTCCAGACCTGCTTGAAAGCCATCGCCTCGTTGAAGATCACAACAGAGGACCCTCACTGA